CGCTTGATCGGGTTGATCTGCACCAGCACGACGTCGCGGCAGTCGCACTGGTAGATCAGCGGGTGGATCGCCGGGTTGCCCGCGTAGCCACCGTCCCAGTAGTGCATCCCGTCGATCTCGACCGCGTGAAACACCATCGGCAGGCAGGCCGATGCCATCACCGCGCGCGCGCTCAACTTCTTGCCCGAGAATACCTCGGCCTTGCCGGTCTGCACGCAGGTGGCGACCACGAACACCTTGGTCGCGCCGGGCGCCGCCAGCCGTTCGAAGTCGATCTGGCTCTGCAGGAAGTTCAGCAGCGGATTGATGTCGAACGGATTGCTCTGGTACGGCGACACCGCGCTGGTCCACACGCTGCCCAGCGCATGGCCCCAGATCTGGGCCGGCGAATCGAGGCCCGCGAGTCCGCCGAATCCGCGCAGCCACCCCATGCGGCTCAACGCGTTCAGGCCGCCGAACAGCAGGTCGAACGGCGCGCGCTGCGCCTGTGTGATCGTCGACGAGACCGATCCCATGCTGACGACGCCGTTCCAGAGGTTGGCGAGCGCGGTGCGCGCCAGTTCGCGCGGATCGCTGCCGGGCCGGTCGGCGCCGCGCGCCAGGCCATGCGCCAGCGCCGCCGCGTTCATCGCGCCCGCGCTGGTGCCGCTGAGGCCTTCGAAGCGCACGCGCCCGTCTTCGAGCAGCGCATCGAGCACGCCCCAGGTGAACGCGCCGTGCGAGCCGCCGCCCTGCAGGGCGAGATTCATGCAGCGGGTGTCGGCAGCCATGCACGCAGCGTAACAAAGTTTGGCCGGCACGGCCCCGACCGGCGCGGCACGGGCCGATCGCCCAGTCCGCGCGACGATGAGCCCCTTTAGCCGATCGGTGGCAACAACGCGAGCGCCTGGCGGTACGCCGGATGCGCCAGCAGCGCGTCCCAAGGCAGCGCCGCGCCGACCGGCAGCAACGCGCGGCGGCGCGCCTCGCTCTCGGCGCTCGGCTGCCAGCGGTCACTCAACTCAGCGGCGGCAAGGCCGGCGATCAGTTCGTCGATCGGCGCGCCATCGCCCACGCTCTGGTTGCACAGCAGCACCAGATCGCAGCCGGCAGTCAGCGCCGCCAGCGCCGCTTCCGTATGGGTCACGCTCCTGCCGTCGAGCACGCGCGCGCCGGCCATGCTCAGGTCGTCGCTGAAGATCGCGCCGGTAAAGCCGAGCCGACCGCGCAGGATCTCGCCGAGCCAGCGCGCCGAGAATCCGGCCGGTCGCGCGGCGACACGCGGATAGATCACGTGCGCCGGCATCACGGCGGAGAGCGCACCGCCGAGCCAGCCGTAGGGCGCGGCGTCGTCGGCCAGGATCGTCTTCAGGCCGCGGTCATCGACCGGAATCTCGGTGTGCGAGTCGGCCCGCACATGGCCGTGACCCGGGAAATGCTTGCCGCAGTTCGCCATGCCGGCCAGCAACAGGCCGTGCATCAGGCTCTTGGCCAGCAGCATGACGGTGCGCGGATCGCGCGCGAACGCGCGGTCGCCGATCACGCCGCTCGCGCCGTGGTCGAGATCGAGCACCGGCGTGAAGCTCAAGTCGACGCCGCAGGCGCGCAGCTCGGCCGCCAGCACATAGCCGCAGGCGGTGGCCGCGCGCGTCGCCTGCACCGGGTCGCGCTGCCACAGCTCGCCTAAAGCGCGCATCGCCGGCAAGCGGGTGAAGCCGTCCGAGCGAAAGCGCTGGACGCGGCCGCCCTCGTGGTCGACACAGATCAGCAGGTCCGGCCGCAGCGCCTTGATCTCGGCATTGAGCGCGGCCAGCTGCGCGCGGTCCTTCCAGTTGCGTGCGAAGTGGATCACGCCACCGACCCGCGGATGCTCGAGCCGCCGCCGGTCGGCCGCGGTCAGCGCGAGGCCGGCCACGTCGATGATCAGCGGTGCGTGTTGCAAGGCGGTCGGGAGGGTCGAGTGCATCGGTGTCAAAAGGCGTTTGCTATGCTACTTGTAGCTAATAATTCAATAAGCACACTGGCTACAGCATCATTTCATCAATTTTTTCGACGATGCAGAAGCTGGACGCGCAATCGCCCTCGTCGCTGACGCTGACATGGGCGCGC
This genomic interval from Burkholderiaceae bacterium contains the following:
- a CDS encoding Ferredoxin reductase, with protein sequence MAADTRCMNLALQGGGSHGAFTWGVLDALLEDGRVRFEGLSGTSAGAMNAAALAHGLARGADRPGSDPRELARTALANLWNGVVSMGSVSSTITQAQRAPFDLLFGGLNALSRMGWLRGFGGLAGLDSPAQIWGHALGSVWTSAVSPYQSNPFDINPLLNFLQSQIDFERLAAPGATKVFVVATCVQTGKAEVFSGKKLSARAVMASACLPMVFHAVEIDGMHYWDGGYAGNPAIHPLIYQCDCRDVVLVQINPIKRDKIPVTAAEIMDRTNEITFNGALIAEMRAIDFVKRLLAERRLDPARYKDMLMHRIDGGESLEKYHASSKSAIDGPLIYALRDLGASCAKKWLAENFDAIGARDTVDIARDYLDALRLPVRGRKQPGATRDT
- a CDS encoding beta-N-acetylglucosaminidase, producing MHSTLPTALQHAPLIIDVAGLALTAADRRRLEHPRVGGVIHFARNWKDRAQLAALNAEIKALRPDLLICVDHEGGRVQRFRSDGFTRLPAMRALGELWQRDPVQATRAATACGYVLAAELRACGVDLSFTPVLDLDHGASGVIGDRAFARDPRTVMLLAKSLMHGLLLAGMANCGKHFPGHGHVRADSHTEIPVDDRGLKTILADDAAPYGWLGGALSAVMPAHVIYPRVAARPAGFSARWLGEILRGRLGFTGAIFSDDLSMAGARVLDGRSVTHTEAALAALTAGCDLVLLCNQSVGDGAPIDELIAGLAAAELSDRWQPSAESEARRRALLPVGAALPWDALLAHPAYRQALALLPPIG